The Cuculus canorus isolate bCucCan1 chromosome 10, bCucCan1.pri, whole genome shotgun sequence region GAGCAGGAACCTCACCTGGACTCTGAATACCCGTGTCTGATCCTCATCACGCCGGGCAAAGTCCTGGTATCCAAAGTCAGGGTCCTGCATGTAGCATGCAAGGTTGGTGGCACCAGTAACTTCCCCATCGGAATCTGTGAGAGGGGAGAGCCCCACAGGTGGGTCAGAGTGATGCTCAGCTGCCCTGTTCCTAGCAGGCATCAAAAGCTGGGCCCTGCTGCATCTCTTTGGGAAGCACCACTGTCTTATTCCCCAGTATCCTAGAAGCCCCTGTCCGAACCATATATTGTGGAAAATATAAGTATAGACTTATATTTTATAAGACTTATACCAGCACTCAGGTATGCAGTAAGAACTCCCATCCTGCACACgacctctgctccctgcccctcACCTTCCTCTCGGTCCTGCTGTAGCAGCCTcgtctcctccctgccctcgGTCTCCATGTGGATCCGCTGCATGCGTTCCCGGAGGGAATCCAGCTCCATGCAGGAGTCCAGGGACTGCACAGAAACAGGTTTAGGGGAGAGGGCAGtggtcccagctgtgtcccctgcCCCTCCATGGACCCACTCTCGAGGGCTCACCCGCTTGCGGTTGATgcgcagcagctcctggctgcagccATTGCTGGCGGTGGCTTCACAGAAGCACTGGTTCCCAGGTGACAATGGCTTCAGCAAGCTTCGACCCCCTGGCCCCTCATCCTGTTCGCAGCCACAGCCAAAGACAAAGCTGGCGAGCGCATGGCAGTGTGCCAGGAGGACAACGGCGTGCACCAGCTCTGCCAGTGACCAGCTCCACTCGCTGATTTTCAGTAGCTTCTGCAGGACACAGATAGATCAGCAATGCGATGCGGGCAGGGACCTACTGGGGATGCTGCTGTCCCCACTGTCACCCCAGCCCCTGGCTGATAGCCTTTCCCCAATACCTCAATGTGCTCCTTCGTGATGAGCCATGGCCGGTGTGCCAGGATCTTGTTGATCTCATTGAGGTTGCGGAGTTTTGGGGGGATGAAGTCGAGGCCGCGCAACCACTGGGGATCACCCCCCGCTCGCAGGAAGTGCAGCACATGCAGGTTCACCAGGTATCGGCACTGGTGCCgggcagctgcctgcaaagAGCAGCATCTCAGCATTCTCATACCGCACCAGtgggacaggcatcttggggCCCCAGGCCCACCTCTCACCCAGCCTCCAGGACATTATGATTTTGGCCTCTGCAGAGAAGCCCGTGGCACAGGCTCTCTGGCGGAGCGAGAGCGGGGAGGAGCAGAGCCCTTCATCCCctctggcagctcccagcagggctCACCATGATGGCGATGTAGTGCCGGCAGTCGAAGGGCAGTGGACCGTCCATGTGCATCAAGTAGTGTTGCGTCTTGAGGAAGCTGTCAAGGTACTGCGGGTGGTAGCCCATCTGCTGGGTCACTGCCTCCAGCCGCCCCCGGCTTGCCAGCACCTTTACAAAGAGGAACTGGGGGCACTCGGGATCGCTGTTGGACATCTTCACTACCTGCAGGGAACACAATTTGCTTAGCTCTCAACCCCACCTCAGCCAAGTCCAGGCTCTGCAGGGGGCTGTGATCCCCTCTCCCCACTTAGTGCTCTCAGTGGAACACCATCGGGTCAGAAGCCACCGCACAAGCCTCAGGGCCAGGTCGGGAAGCTGGGCAGAGAACTGCTCAGCAGGGTCACTGCTGCCAGGAGGACAGGCTGCAAGAAACACAGGTTGGTCTCTGTCTGGAAGAGGGCACTGCCTAACGAGGAGAAGCAAAGGGTAAAACTAGGAGTGATGTTTCCTTACAGACTTAGAGGGAAACACAAGGCTGGATCAGGAGAAATGGGACAGATGAAAGACCTCTCAGAATGGAGCAGCCCATCCACCTTCCTGCCAGGCTCCTGCACCGCCCAGCACTGGGACAGGAGGAGAGCTGAGAaggcagctgagctgctcctgGGCTCCTGTCCTGGCAAGCCAAGAGGCAAGCAATATCCCGGCACCTGCCACACGGTCAGGAGCACATGGAGGGGCTCAGAGGTCTCCCCATGCACTGCTCAAGAAGACAGCATGGGAGTAGGATCCACAGTCCATGGGTATGTAGCCCAGCTGAAATTATGTGTGTCCATGGTGAAAACATAGACCGGCAAGGGGGCTCCATCCATCCCCAGCAGTGCCCCGGCTGAGCACAGCCCTGAGCCACACCGACCCACGCAATCCTGAAAGCATTATGGGGGCAGAGGGTGGGGATGTGCAAAAGGTGCCCCAAAGGCCCCTTTGCCATATCTTCCACCCAACAGCATCATCTGTACCTGCAGCCTGCCTGCGCCATGTGTGGGTGCAGCAGGCACTGACCCTTGTCACACAGAAAGTCATGGCTCCTGCTTGGGCGCAAGAGCCGGTGCCAACCTCAGATGCAGAGGGTGTGCTTCCCCTCCCGCGTTTGAGCTGAAATCTCCCATGGAAGCAACTGGCCCTGCTGACACCACTATCATCTTCCTCTCACCCATGTCTCCTGAGCAGTCACCCAATGGGTGGTGACCGGGTACAGTCACCATGGTGGCACAGCAGCATATCAGGAACGTACCTGCAAaccagcccctgctctgccatGACTCCGGGTCATCACTGCCAATCAGGGCACGCAGACACCCTCGGAGCCCCCACGACTCACGCACCTTGCCCTGCCGCTGGCTATCTTGCCAATCACAGAGCTACATCGGGCcttcatttctgcagcagctcagcacacaGCCAGGAGGTGACCCAGAGGGCTTTGGCAGGACTGGTGGGAACGGCAAAGCCATGGGCATGGAGCGGAGCACCCGGGGcgaggaggaggcagagcagcactgagcaGTCACACCCACAGAGGCAGCACACGAAGCAGCTCTGGCTGTTTTCTACTGTACTGCACTTCTGACCACCACATCATCCCTCAGATGTCAAGAGATTTACTAGATGCCATTTggagcttcctcttctcttttggcCAAAGaagtcaaaaaaacccacccaaaccccAAATTAAAATGGGGACAGATGAAGGGCACCAGCTTTCTGACCCGTGGGAGAAGGTGCAAACCAGAGGTGACCTGCAAAAGTCCTCTGTAAAGTCCCTCTGCTTGGGGAAATGAGTTACCCCGAGGGCACCTATAGGGCTGCAGCCACTGGTCATCTTCTGGGAGGCAGAGCCAGCGGCCCTTCTGCTCCCCTTGGGTGGAAGGTGGTCCTCAGCAAGGAGCCACATGATCAACCCACAGCTCAGTGGCCATGGCCACCAGATCTCCTCGCTCTGCTAGTCCAGGTGATGATGAACTGAGGCACCAGGCAAACGTGGCTTGGAAGGGGGCAATGGAGGGAGGGGCAGGGCAGCCCCCCACCTCGCCCCCTGGCCGGactctcctgcctgctccccatGGCACCAGCTCAGCCCAGGGTCTCTCCTGCTCCATGTCCCCCCACCCTCGCCTCCCCAGCGTCTTTCACGGCCACCAGtgccaccttcctcctcctcccccatgCCCACGCACAGACCGGGGCAGCGGGAGCACCGCCTCCCTTCGCGGGGGGGATTTTGGCGTGTCCGAGCCCCAACAAGCACCCCGGACCCCCGTGCCAgctccagccctccctgccCGGGCCGGTCCCGGGGGATGATGTCCCGGCGCAGCCCATCGCGGGGCACCGGTGTGCACGTAAAGCAGGCGGGGGGGCAGCGGAGCAGCACCGGGAGAAGCGCCGGGGACCCCTCTTTGCCCCTCGACCGGCCAGGCAGGACTCGTCGGAGCGAACCCCTCCGACCCCGCGGGTTCATCCCTCCGCGAGGCTCCGCCGCTACCGGAGGCTCCGCCAGTGATGCGGGGAAGCGGAGAGCACACTTCTGGTCGGGCCCCCCGCGCTGGTAACCGAGGGGAGCGGGGAAGCGGAGGGTCCCCACGGCCGGTAACCGGGATCCCATTGTGCGGGCGGCGGCAGCGCCCCCGGTGAGCGGCGCGGGCAGTGCAGGcggagagagaaaaacaagtttgATTGGCAGTGATGGAGGCACGGCGCCTCCCGCATCCCGCACAAAGGGGACACGGACGACGGCGCCGCCGCACCGGTACCGGCACCGGTACCGAGCTGCCGGAGCCGCACCAGGACAGCGCGGCCCCGCCGGCCCCGCGCACGGCGAGCGGGCGGCGGGAATGACCTGCGCTGCCGGTGCCGCAGCCGGGCCGGGCCGACGGCGGGGAGCAGGGCTGAGTCCGGTGCTCCGGTACCGGCTCCGGTGGCGGCGGGTCGGGTCCTACCTGCCCCGGCAGCCGCTGGCACCGGCTTCCTCGGGGGTGCTCCACGCTCTGGGGACACACGATCATGGTGAGCCTACGGTGAGCCCGTGCCGAGCAGCACCGGTGACCAGCGCCAGTCCTGCCTGCCCCGTCCCGGCCGACGGCAGCGCTGAACCGGGCACCGCGGCAGCCTGAGCCGCGAGGGGGCGTGCCGGCCGCCCCGCCTTCGCCAATCAGAGCCGCGAGAGGGCGTGGCCGCCGCTCCGCATGCACCAATCAGAGCCGCGAGGGGGCGTGTCCTCCGCACGACCTCCGCCAATGAGAGCcgagagggggcgtggccgcCGCCACGACTCAACCAATCACGAGCGATGGTGGGTGTGGCCGCCAACCCCTCGCTCACGCTCGGCCGCGGGGGGCGGGTCTATGGCACCCTTTTAGCCAATCAGAAACGTTGGTGGGCGGGgcttcatctccatctccgcCAATCACTGACGCGGGTGGGTGGGGCCGGCGGCTCTTCTCCCTCGATCGGCCGCGAGGGGCGGTACCACTCGGGCGACGGTGGAAAGTGACCCGCTCGCCCCGCGCCGCCGGGGCGGATCTGCCCGCCGCTGGGGGGCGCTGCGGCCCCCGTCACCTCCGCCACGTCCCTGTGTGCTCTGTCCACATCCTTGTGACCCCCTCTGCGGCCCCATGTCCCTCTCCACAGTCCCATAGGCCCCGTACGTGTCCTCCTGTTCCTTTCTACATCCTCATGTCCCCTgtccatgtccctgtgtcctccCTCTGCGTCCCTGTGTGCCCTATCCATATCTTCCTGTCTCGCatctgtgtccccatgtcccctttACACACCCCGTTGTTGCATCCCCATGTTCCCCACCTGCATCCCCATGTCTCCTGTCCACGCCCCTGTGttgtgtccccatgtccctttTCCACATCCCCATGTGGTGTCTATGCCCCCTCCACTCCGCCATTTGCCCTGTTCACATCCTCATGTCCCCCTCCACATCTCCACGTCCCCTGTCCATGTACCTGTGttgcatccctgtgtcccccatccgTGTCCTCGTGCCCCCATCTGCCTCATGTCCACTTTCCACGTTCCTGTCATGCATACCCATGTGCCCTATCCAtgtctccatgtcctccatctGCATCCCCATGTCCGCTTTCCACATCCCCATGTCGTGTCTATGCCTCCTCCACTTCCCCATGTGACCTGTCCACATCCTCATGTCCCCTGTTCACGTCCCCGTGTCAAGTTCCTGTGTCCCAGTCCATGTCCCCTCCCTCAGCTGCCACCTGCCCTCTGGGGGATGAAGTCACCTTGTGCAGGTCCCCTCTGTTCCCACTCTGCCTGTGCACCAGGTGTTGTGGCAGGGGTTGGAGGGGCATGAGGACAGCGAGGCACGGGGATGGCGAGAcaggggttggagctggagAGTGGTGGAGGACAGGGCAGCGGGTCATTGGGGTGACAAGGTTGGGGAAAGCAGTCATGGGGACAGAGAAGTGGGACATAAAAGTGATAGCATGTAGGGACAGCAGGCATGGGGACCAGGCGGCAGGGCACGAGGGTGATGGACATGGGGAGAGCAGACATAGGGTCAGAACAGCGGGGCACAAAGGGGGACAgagcacagggatggggcagatcCTGCCATGAGCCACGTGCCCATAAggtgctggaggctgcaggggtggGAAGGTCCCCTGGGCAGGGCCGGTGTGGCCAGGACAGTGTCCATGAGGTCAGAGGTGGCGAGGGCACAGGGTTCTGCAGGCGCAATGTGAGATAAGGCCACTCAAGcccaagcacagcagagctTTATTGCAGCAGGAAACCCAAGACGCAGGCAAAGGAGTGGTGAGGCcccggggggggtggggggacagcCAGTCTGGAGGCTCAGGGCAGCGGCCCTTGGGCTGGAGGTGACACTTGTGGCTTGGCCCCTCAGGCCCTTGGCACTTCTCAGCCCTGGTGCCCGTGGAGTCAGTTGGCCGGTGGTTCCTGCCGCTCTGCCGCAGCGGCGCCCTCACTGAGACACATCCCTAGATGTGCTTGTGGGCACTTCAGAGCAGGGACGGGGCTTGGCaagctcccagcagctccacatGCCCAGCACGGGGTTCCACAGGAGAGTGTATGGAAGCCTATCAGCCCTCCggcagctctgccccactgcAGTGACCCCACAAGGGATCCTGCATACAGCAGGACTTGCGATGGGATCCCACCCTTCCCTCCTGGGTGCCccaagggcagggcaggggctggcaCACCATGCAGTGTGCCCAGTGCGCTGCAACGCACCCACAGCAGCACCCGGTGCACCCGAAGCATCAAATAGAGCACCCAGTGCACGCAGGGCGTAGCGCACTGCACCCAGTGTGCCATGCTCACCCAGCACCCTGCAGGGCAGCACAGCTGCCACGCTGCGAGGGGCTGAGTGTGGCcgtggcagggagcagggagcagagctgggggtcCCAGGCATTGCGCTGAGGcagggtgggagcagggagcaAGCCTTGAGGGACAGTGAAGTTTTGGGCAGTGGGTGTGCAGAGCATGTGGGGTGCAGGACTGTCACGCTTCCACGTAGCTGTTCTTGTATGGGCTGTGCTCATGAGGGGCAGCCAGGGCTCCGGGCATCACAGGCGGTGGGTGGTTGCTGCTCTCCCAGAGGGGCTCATAGCTGTCCTTGGAGGGCAGCTCGCTCACATAGCAGATGTGTTCGCTGTAGTTGGGCTTGAAGCTCTCCTCCACATCTTTGGGGACTCCAGCCCATTCCTccggggagcagagcagggtgagAGGAACCATCACCCAGCCGAGTCCCAAACCTGCGGGGCTGGGAGTGAGCCTGGGGGAGGGCTACCCATAGCTGCCTTACCTGGAAGTTGCCATTGTGAGTGATGAAGAGTTCATCAAAGTTCTTGCTAGGGTTGGGGATCCGGGGCATGAGGATGACCCACACTCTATACAGGAGAGATGTGTTGGAAGGGAAAAGGCCCAGCGCTGACGCCCCCCCACCTGCTCCCTCCACTCACCTTTCCATGCGCACCAGCAGGACAACAAGGACCAGCAAGAGCAggcaggaggtgatggggatCAGGACTGTGTGGATCCAGAACAAGTGCAGCTGCTCTTCCACTGTACCTGTAAAGAGCTGGGATGACGCAGGCCCCCAGCCGGTGCCTTGCCACAGCAGTGGGGTGGGCATGACAGTGGCCCTTCATGAGTGGTTGTGGGAGCTCGGCATGATCCGTGGTGGGGCTCAGCTGGGAGTGGAGGATGGAAAAAGGGCACATCCCCAAGCCCTGCCATGCTGTCGCCACAACAGGCTGGTGACCTTGTGCTGGACTGGCCGTGCCAGAGCAGCCCTCCAGGGCTAAGGAATGGCTGGCAAAATTCAGCAGGTCCCACTGGCAGGGGATGTTTGGCTTCCAGAAAGGCAAAGGATGCACAGGCTGATGCTGCTGCCTATTTTCCAAGCACCCAGACAGGTCACGCCCCTAGAGCTGCTGCCATGAGCCAATTTTCTACTTGCTTGGCCGTTCCTCACCTGCTGAGCCCCACCATCCCATCCTGCCACAGCCCCCAGGACCTACCCTTGCTGGTGGAGTTACTGCCCCAGACCACGGGGATGCTCCATTCACTCCAGAGCTGGCTGTTGCCGCAGTAGATGTTGATTTTGCTGCGCACGTAGAATGTGTAGTACTTCTCATAGTCCAcactggggaaggagaagacaTCTCCTTTCACCCTATGCTCCTGCAGAGAGACATGGGCCATGTAATGAGAGCAAGTATTGCTGTGGAGGCTGGTGCACAGTTCATCCTCGGCACAACCGTGAGGGTGCTGTGCCCAGGGGGCTCTCACCGTCCAGCTGGTGTCCTTGTTGCTCTTGTATTTGACGGCGTGCTCCAGGCACCGGGCTTTGGGGTACGGGGACGCCCAGGTCAGTTGCAGCTGGTTGCTGCTCATGTTGTGAATGGTCAGGTTGACGGGTGCCTCCGGTTTCACTGCAAGGCACAGGTGGTGCCTGGTGAGCCCTATCCCCGTGACCTGGTGCCCCCCCACCAGCTGGGACATGATGGGGCAGCCCTGAggacccacagctctgcagaggagagtGAGTACCCCCCACCACTATGTACCCAGGTCCTGCAGCTGCATTTGCTTGCTGGGGATCTCCAGGGTCCTGCCGTCAAGGCTGGCATTGACGAGGACACGGaaaggctggaactggatgatctcacTCCGGTTGAAGCGGCAGCCAATGTTGACATCCTGGTCTTGCAGGTAGTGCTTGCACTCCACCACAGGCAACCTGTTTTCATACCTGTGCCACAGCAGGTTACCAGAGATGCCCAAGACCCCGCACACCCCAGCGCTCCCCAAGTTCCCTCTCCCTGGCTCATTCCATGCAGCTTGTCCCAGAGACGGAGCCTCCTCTACCCTGGGCTcaaggaagaggagcaggcTGATATTCAGACCAGTGATGCAGGCAGGTGCCTCCCTACAGGAATCCACTGCTGGAGACCCTGCTGTGGagctggctgtggggcagaggcacCTACCAGTAGTAGAGGGAGTAGTTGGCTGTGAGTGTCTCTCTGCTCCCCCATGTGCAGGTCATGTACTCTTCATTGAAGACGACACACTCCACCCCTGCAAGGCACAAAAACCACAAGGCGCCATAGTGGTGGGCAGCTGTCCTTCCCATGTCTGTGCCATTGGCTCTTCTTGCTCCAGATGTGCTGTTTTGCCCCGATTCCTCCATCTGCTCCCCTCAGTCACCTACAGCCACTGTTCACTGTCCCTGGCACTGTGGGACAGGACAGAACCCCCTCTGCGTTTCACTTGTCCCATGaggaaaaattatctttttttttccttcccccaggATTTGTGCCTGATGTCTCCATCCCGACTAAATGAACCTCACTGTTACCCTTCAGGTGCTTGCAGGTACCCATGTTCCCTTACGTGTGTGGTTGAGAGCTATGCTGGGCTGTgcttcctgctgcagcccctccgTCTCTGGGCCAGGGTCTGAGCCTTGGTGGTTTGAGCTCTGCAGGAAATACCACCGAGCCCCGGAGAGGCAGAGCAGACACTCCAGGTGCCCACATTggctcctctgcctctccttccgCTGCGCTGTGCCAGCTCCATTACTGCCCACGCAGCTGGAGGCCACATCCTGGGCCGCCTGGGGGTTGCGGGGCCACCAGGGCATTGCTGGTCCCTGTGCCGGTGCTggtccctgtgcctgctctggtGGCTGCAGGCACACCTTGCTGTGGGACAAGCTCCTCTGATGGACTGAAGCACCTTGCAAGTGCCAAACGAGctgttggtggatgagaactGTCCTGGAGGCTCCCAGAAAATGGGAGTTTTCTTCCTAAACATCAAGCAATAGGACACCTGGTTTCTTCTGAGGTCCAAACCCATAGCCAGCACTGAGGGGCAGGGGAAAACCAGAGCTGGGCTTTCCTGGGTTGACACATAACATGATGAAGCAAACAGGCTGTGCTCTGGCTGTTTCTGTATGTGGAGACGGAAAGCACCTTTGCAGCAGCCTGGGAAGTCCGCCGACATGAAGAGGCTGTGTTTCCACAGAAAGCTGGTGCTTTACTAACAGCCAGCCgagaaatggaattttttttttctcggaAAGCAGTAGCTGCCacccatcccctgccccatgCCTGCACACGGCACTGCCGACATGACCAAGATGGAAAAGACAGCTGGTGCAGATCCAACCGCTGATGCATGGGGCTGATAGGATCTGCACATcacatcctgctgctgcttcctacCTCAGCCCACCACAGGGGACCCCATGGCCATAGTCCCTCCTGGTAGCACTGCCTGCAGGTCTGGCAGCCCCAgggccag contains the following coding sequences:
- the LOC104069037 gene encoding sestrin-3 isoform X2; the encoded protein is MIVCPQSVEHPRGSRCQRLPGQVVKMSNSDPECPQFLFVKVLASRGRLEAVTQQMGYHPQYLDSFLKTQHYLMHMDGPLPFDCRHYIAIMAAARHQCRYLVNLHVLHFLRAGGDPQWLRGLDFIPPKLRNLNEINKILAHRPWLITKEHIEKLLKISEWSWSLAELVHAVVLLAHCHALASFVFGCGCEQDEGPGGRSLLKPLSPGNQCFCEATASNGCSQELLRINRKRSLDSCMELDSLRERMQRIHMETEGREETRLLQQDREEDSDGEVTGATNLACYMQDPDFGYQDFARRDEDQTRVFRVQDYSWEDHGFSLVNRLYSDIGHLLDEKFRMVDGLQSSAIAKRQGCEPSVFKRGIWNYIHCMFGIRFM
- the IL2RG gene encoding cytokine receptor common subunit gamma, translating into MADATMLVLSAFLMPILLLLCGLGPSLAAAHSAPGVECVVFNEEYMTCTWGSRETLTANYSLYYWYENRLPVVECKHYLQDQDVNIGCRFNRSEIIQFQPFRVLVNASLDGRTLEIPSKQMQLQDLVKPEAPVNLTIHNMSSNQLQLTWASPYPKARCLEHAVKYKSNKDTSWTEHRVKGDVFSFPSVDYEKYYTFYVRSKINIYCGNSQLWSEWSIPVVWGSNSTSKGTVEEQLHLFWIHTVLIPITSCLLLLVLVVLLVRMERVWVILMPRIPNPSKNFDELFITHNGNFQEWAGVPKDVEESFKPNYSEHICYVSELPSKDSYEPLWESSNHPPPVMPGALAAPHEHSPYKNSYVEA
- the LOC104069037 gene encoding sestrin-3 isoform X1, with protein sequence MIVCPQSVEHPRGSRCQRLPGQVVKMSNSDPECPQFLFVKVLASRGRLEAVTQQMGYHPQYLDSFLKTQHYLMHMDGPLPFDCRHYIAIMAAARHQCRYLVNLHVLHFLRAGGDPQWLRGLDFIPPKLRNLNEINKILAHRPWLITKEHIEKLLKISEWSWSLAELVHAVVLLAHCHALASFVFGCGCEQDEGPGGRSLLKPLSPGNQCFCEATASNGCSQELLRINRKRSLDSCMELDSLRERMQRIHMETEGREETRLLQQDREEDSDGEVTGATNLACYMQDPDFGYQDFARRDEDQTRVFRVQDYSWEDHGFSLVNRLYSDIGHLLDEKFRMVDGLQSSAIAKRQGCEPSVFKRGIWNYIHCMFGIRYDDYDYAEVNQLLERILKVYIKTVTCYPEKTNSEMFDRFWKQFKHSEKVHVNLLILEARMQAELLYALQAITQYMIS